From Lolium perenne isolate Kyuss_39 chromosome 5, Kyuss_2.0, whole genome shotgun sequence, a single genomic window includes:
- the LOC127301433 gene encoding 20 kDa chaperonin, chloroplastic isoform X1, whose product MVSGSPNLGDLPLLEPSGGLLSPLLNSRVNQPKSLSQSSAPSLSRFLLRSLTLPLSRACSAESCRAMASLHLCGQQMASAAMVKPASADGLRVAASSPRAVPARRRFRGLVVRAATVVSPKYTSVKPLGDRVLVKTKTTEDKTAGGILLPTTAQSRPQGGEVVAVGEGRTIGSNTVEISVPVGAKVVYSKYAGTDLEFNDANHLIMKEDDIIGVLDTDDVKDLKPLGDRILIKVAESEEETAGGLLLTQATKEKPSVGTVVAVGPGPLGDDGSRTPPSLTPGSSVLYSKYAGSEFKGSEGDYIVLRVSDVIAVLSS is encoded by the exons ATGGTTTCCGGGAGTCCGAATCTTGGCGACCTCCCTCTTCTAGAACCATCCGGCGGCCTCCTTTCTCCCCTCCTAAACTCGAGGGTAAACCAACCCAAATCCTTATCCCAAAGCTCAGCACCCTCCCTGTCTCgattcctcctccgctccctcactCTCCCACTCTCGCGCGCGTGCTCAGCTGAATCCTGCC GAGCCATGGCGTCGCTGCATCTGTGCGGGCAGCAAATGGCGTCGGCGGCGATGGTGAAGCCAGCGTCCGCGGACGGGCTCCGCGTCGCGGCCTCGTCGCCACGTGCCGTGCCGGCGCGGCGGAGGTTCCGAGGCCTCGTCGTCAGGGCCGCCACGGTCGTGTCGCCAAAG TATACATCTGTCAAGCCATTGGGAGATAGGGTACTAGTGAAGACCAAGACCACTGAGGACAAAACTGCTGGAGGGATATTGCTTCCAACAACAGCTCAGTCAAGACCACAGGGAGGGGAGGTTGTTGCAGTTGGAGAGGGGAGAACCATAGGCAGCAACACCGTCGAGATCAGTGTTCCG GTTGGTGCTAAAGTTGTCTACTCTAAATATGCTGGCACAGACTTAGAATTCAATGATGCTAACCATCTCATCATGAAAGAAGATGACATCATTGGTGTTCTTGACACTGATGATGTGAAAGATCTGAAGCCACTGGGTGACCGTATTCTCATTAAG GTTGCAGAGTCTGAAGAGGAAACTGCTGGTGGTTTGCTATTGACACAGGCGACGAAAGAGAAGCCTTCTGTTGGAACG GTCGTAGCTGTTGGCCCTGGGCCATTGGGCGATGATGGCAGCAGGACGCCCCCGTCACTCACTCCGGGAAGCAGCGTGCTGTACTCCAAGTATGCAGGAAGCGAGTTCAAGGGCTCCGAAGGCGATTACATCGTTCTCAGGGTGTCCGACGTGATAGCCGTGTTGTCATCGTAA
- the LOC127301433 gene encoding 20 kDa chaperonin, chloroplastic isoform X2, which produces MASLHLCGQQMASAAMVKPASADGLRVAASSPRAVPARRRFRGLVVRAATVVSPKYTSVKPLGDRVLVKTKTTEDKTAGGILLPTTAQSRPQGGEVVAVGEGRTIGSNTVEISVPVGAKVVYSKYAGTDLEFNDANHLIMKEDDIIGVLDTDDVKDLKPLGDRILIKVAESEEETAGGLLLTQATKEKPSVGTVVAVGPGPLGDDGSRTPPSLTPGSSVLYSKYAGSEFKGSEGDYIVLRVSDVIAVLSS; this is translated from the exons ATGGCGTCGCTGCATCTGTGCGGGCAGCAAATGGCGTCGGCGGCGATGGTGAAGCCAGCGTCCGCGGACGGGCTCCGCGTCGCGGCCTCGTCGCCACGTGCCGTGCCGGCGCGGCGGAGGTTCCGAGGCCTCGTCGTCAGGGCCGCCACGGTCGTGTCGCCAAAG TATACATCTGTCAAGCCATTGGGAGATAGGGTACTAGTGAAGACCAAGACCACTGAGGACAAAACTGCTGGAGGGATATTGCTTCCAACAACAGCTCAGTCAAGACCACAGGGAGGGGAGGTTGTTGCAGTTGGAGAGGGGAGAACCATAGGCAGCAACACCGTCGAGATCAGTGTTCCG GTTGGTGCTAAAGTTGTCTACTCTAAATATGCTGGCACAGACTTAGAATTCAATGATGCTAACCATCTCATCATGAAAGAAGATGACATCATTGGTGTTCTTGACACTGATGATGTGAAAGATCTGAAGCCACTGGGTGACCGTATTCTCATTAAG GTTGCAGAGTCTGAAGAGGAAACTGCTGGTGGTTTGCTATTGACACAGGCGACGAAAGAGAAGCCTTCTGTTGGAACG GTCGTAGCTGTTGGCCCTGGGCCATTGGGCGATGATGGCAGCAGGACGCCCCCGTCACTCACTCCGGGAAGCAGCGTGCTGTACTCCAAGTATGCAGGAAGCGAGTTCAAGGGCTCCGAAGGCGATTACATCGTTCTCAGGGTGTCCGACGTGATAGCCGTGTTGTCATCGTAA
- the LOC127301432 gene encoding uncharacterized protein: MQAKTKPSAKPWPPATSTSHAKTTARPFIAAVRTDDDDDFQIPLHASGARPLKPPNGAVSRHLRKKLKLPSPHPGKENHPVAGGTASAGRVAAAAAETLAAGSSVGRAGLRCVPEEKEATGEGIRGISRYGSGDPKLSGATEEEGLGGYDGCKASSSRFPNSTESRALEPGKTCDLGGGHCEEAKGVSRASNPVPGKGAVGARSGSWLHGPACNGRGVDAKAHVASLSGTEKEWSRFGLDDGNHHSHSIESELLVPSSKSGFEGADCKGFQDPGLGTCSLVSEGRKVVVEDVDISKTEPAEKKSSSAADSVEYHCSNSAESVHLESRTVHRSEAVDCDDFEIGTQLNELINLCMRDQVDGHHNSSASPAEGNTMDSGRFESVYKVQCPLCGSDISDLSEEMQLAHTNNCLDKDEPAKESDHNHERRPCTGENTENECVVKWLRNLGLSKYEEIFTKEEVDWETLQWLTEEDLLGMGITSLGPRKKIIHALGELRKKNDHTNDMEEDVVISENTNRTKVPMNGNKLITEYFRCSPSDQKQRGSKVQRPSNVNNQKNSSAKVATSRSHTRKTKVKDTPIWCCIPGTPFRVDAFRYLRGECSHWFLTHFHLDHYQGLTKNFCHGKIYCSSITANLVHHKIGVAWDRLHVLPLNTRITVAGVNLTCFDANHCPGSIIILFEPPNGKAILHTGDFRYSSEMANNPILQSSHIHTLILDTTYCNPRYDFPSQEIVIQFVIEAIQAEAFNPKTLFLIGSYTIGKERLFTEVARLLQKKIFVGAAKLQILKHLELPQEIMPWLTANEAESHIHVVPMWTLASFKRLKHLSSQYASRFDLIVAFCPTGWAFGKGRKKTPGRRWQQGTIIRYEVPYSEHSSFTELREFVRFISPEHIVPSVNNDGPESVDAMLAQLLNEDQ, encoded by the exons ATGCAGGCGAAAACCAAACCCTCCGCGAAGCCATGGCCGCCGGCGACCTCCACTTCCCATGCCAAAACCACAGCCCGTCCCTTCATCGCCGCCGTAcgcaccgacgacgacgacgacttccaGATCCCTCTCCACGCCAGCGGCGCCCGCCCCTTGAAGCCCCCCAATGGCGCCGTATCCCGCCACCTCCGCAAGAAGCTAAAACTTCCGTCACCACACCCCGGGAAGGAGAACCATCCCGTTGCCGGCGGCACGGCTTCCGCGGGGAGGGTTGCGGCGGCGGCTGCCGAAACCCTAGCGGCCGGTTCGAgtgttggccgcgccggcctacgctGCGTACCCGAGGAGAAAGAAGCCACGGGGGAAGGAATCCGCGGCATATCGAGGTACGGTTCCGGTGACCCCAAATTATCAGGCGCTACCGAGGAGGAAGGATTGGGCGGATACGACGGTTGCAAGGCGAGTTCTAGCCGCTTCCCCAATTCTACGGAATCGAGGGCTTTGGAGCCAGGTAAAACATGTGATTTGGGAGGTGGGCACTGTGAAGAGGCGAAAGGGGTATCCAGGGCCAGTAACCCAGTTCCTGGGAAGGGGGCGGTGGGGGCAAGATCTGGTTCTTGGCTCCATGGCCCTGCCTGTAATGGACGGGGTGTGGATGCAAAAGCTCATGTTGCATCTCTATCCGGGACCGAAAAGGAGTGGAGTAGATTTGGACTCGATGACGGGAATCACCACTCACATTCAATAGAATCAGAGCTACTAGTGCCGAGTTCAAAATCTGGTTTTGAAGGTGCAGATTGCAAAGGTTTCCAAGATCCTGGTTTAGGAACATGTAGCTTGGTTTCTGAAGGGAGGAAAGTTGTGGTAGAAGATGTTGATATTTCCAAAACTGAGCCTGCAGAGAAGAAATCAAGTTCAGCTGCAGATAGTGTGGAGTATCACTGCTCGAATTCAGCTGAATCGGTGCATCTGGAATCACGTACTGTCCATCGTTCTGAAGCCGTTGACTGTGATGATTTTGAGATTGGTACCCAGCTTAATGAGCTCATAAACCTGTGCATGCGGGATCAGGTGGACGGCCATCATAACAGTAGTGCGTCTCCTGCTGAAGGGAATACAATGGATTCAGGGAGGTTCGAGTCGGTATATAAAGTGCAATGCCCATTATGTGGATCAGACATTTCTGATCTGAGTGAGGAGATGCAGCTAGCGCATACTAATAATTGCCTCGACAAAGATGAACCTGCTAAG GAATCTGATCACAATCATGAAAGAAGACCTTGCACTGGAGAGAACACTGAAAACGAATGTGTTGTAAAATGGTTAAGGAACCTGGGGCTATCTAAATATGAAGAAATTTTTACCAAAGAAGAAGTTGACTGGGAGACCTTGCAGTGGCTCACAGAAGAG GATCTTCTAGGTATGGGGATCACTTCCCTTGGACCTAGAAAGAAAATTATCCATGCCCTGGGTGAATTAAGGAAGAAAAATGATCATACCAATGATATGGAAGAAGATGTGGTAATTTCTGAAAATACAAACAGAACTAAAGTCCCTATGAATGGGAACAAATTAATTACGGAGTACTTTAGGTGTTCCCCATCTGATCAGAAACAAAGAGGCAGCAAAGTTCAGCGACCATCTAATGTAAATAACCAGAAAAATTCTAGTGCCAAAGTGGCTACTAGCAGAAGTCATACCCGTAAAACGAAGGTTAAAGATACACCTATATGGTGTTGCATCCCAGGAACACCCTTTCGAGTG GATGCATTTCGTTACTTACGGGGAGAGTGCAGCCACTGGTTTTTGACACACTTCCATCTAGATC ATTACCAAGGCTTGACCAAGAACTTTTGTCATGGGAAGATTTACTGCTCCTCAATAACAGCAAATCTTGTACATCATAAGATCGGTGTTGCATGGGATAGATTGCATGTATTGCCACTGAACACAAGGATTACTGTTGCAGGAGTTAATTTGACATGTTTTGATGCCAACCATTGTCCTGGATCAATCATTATCCTTTTTGAGCCACCCAATGGTAAA GCAATTTTACACACTGGAGACTTTCGATATTCTTCCGAGATGGCCAACAATCCTATTTTGCAGTCTTCTCACATTCATACTCTAATACTTGACACAACCTACTGTAATCCACGA TATGACTTCCCTAGCCAAGAGATCGTAATACAGTTTGTCATCGAGGCTATACAAGCAGAAGCTTTCAATCCAAAAACGCTGTTTTTGATTGGTAGCTATACAATTG GAAAAGAACGATTGTTTACAGAAGTTGCTCGTTTGCTTCAGAAGAAAATATTTGTTGGAGCTGCAAAGCTGCAAATATTGAAGCACTTGGAGCTTCCTCAGGAAATCATGCCCTGGTTGACAGCCAATGAAGCCGAAAGTCACATACATGTTGTGCCGATGTGGACTCTAGCAAGCTTCAAACGGTTGAAACATTTATCAAGCCAATATGCT AGCCGGTTTGACCTCATCGTGGCATTTTGTCCTACTGGTTGGGCATTTGGTAAAGGGAGGAAAAAAACACCTGGGAGAAGGTGGCAACAAGGAACAATCATCAG ATATGAAGTACCGTACAGCGAACACAGTAGCTTCACAGAACTCCGAGAGTTTGTGCGGTTCATATCACCAGAGCATATAGTTCCCAGTGTAAACAATGACGGCCCTGAGAGCGTAGATGCTATGCTGGCCCAATTGTTGAATGAGGACCAGTGA